In Shewanella sp. VB17, a single genomic region encodes these proteins:
- a CDS encoding type II secretion system F family protein codes for MATVIATKKSKKIKSAVKAQPKIYTFEWKGLNRDGKKTSGELRGENAAVIKNQLKSQGVSPKSVKKKAVSLLKFGEPKVTAMDIAMVTRQIATMLQAGVPLVTTIEMLGRGHEKNKMRELLGTILSEVESGIPLSNALRSHRQFFDDLYVDLVAAGEHSGSLDAVFERVAMYKEKAEALKSKIKKAMFYPAAVVIVAVGVTTLLLLFVVPQFQDIFAGFGAELPAFTQLVINISEGLQSSWYIFAVAIIISVFLFRRAHLHSQSFRDRVDAFVLKIPAIGPILHKAAMARFARTLATTFAAGVPLIDGLESSAGASGNAIYRNALLKVKSEVTSGMQMNVAMRTTGLFPDMLIQMVMIGEESGSLDNMLNKVANIYEMQVDDAVDGLSSLIEPIMMVVIGTLVGGLIVAMYLPIFQMGKIIS; via the coding sequence ATGGCCACGGTAATAGCGACTAAGAAGTCAAAAAAAATAAAATCAGCTGTTAAAGCCCAACCTAAAATTTATACCTTCGAATGGAAAGGACTCAACCGTGATGGCAAGAAAACCTCTGGAGAACTTCGAGGAGAAAATGCTGCGGTAATAAAAAATCAATTAAAATCTCAAGGAGTCAGCCCTAAGTCTGTTAAGAAAAAAGCCGTCTCATTACTCAAATTCGGCGAACCTAAAGTCACAGCAATGGACATTGCTATGGTTACCCGACAAATCGCAACCATGCTCCAAGCAGGTGTGCCATTGGTGACCACGATAGAAATGTTAGGCCGAGGCCATGAGAAAAATAAAATGCGGGAGTTATTAGGTACCATTTTAAGTGAAGTTGAATCAGGCATTCCACTCTCAAATGCACTGCGATCCCATAGACAATTCTTCGATGATCTCTATGTAGATTTGGTGGCTGCAGGTGAGCATTCTGGTTCTCTCGACGCTGTCTTTGAACGTGTCGCAATGTATAAAGAAAAAGCAGAAGCACTCAAATCTAAAATTAAAAAAGCCATGTTTTATCCAGCTGCTGTGGTGATTGTTGCCGTGGGTGTGACGACGTTATTATTACTTTTTGTTGTTCCTCAATTTCAGGATATATTCGCAGGTTTTGGAGCAGAGCTACCTGCATTTACACAGCTTGTTATTAATATTTCCGAAGGCTTACAATCATCTTGGTATATTTTTGCTGTTGCTATTATTATTAGCGTCTTTCTCTTTCGGCGCGCTCACCTTCACTCTCAATCCTTTAGAGATAGAGTCGATGCATTTGTCCTAAAAATACCCGCAATTGGCCCAATCCTTCATAAAGCTGCCATGGCTAGATTTGCCAGAACGCTAGCGACCACTTTTGCAGCAGGGGTACCTCTTATTGATGGATTAGAGTCATCGGCTGGGGCTTCTGGTAACGCTATCTATAGAAACGCACTACTGAAAGTTAAATCAGAAGTGACCTCTGGCATGCAGATGAACGTCGCGATGAGAACAACTGGCCTCTTCCCCGATATGCTAATCCAGATGGTGATGATAGGTGAGGAGTCTGGCTCTCTCGATAATATGCTGAATAAAGTCGCTAACATTTATGAAATGCAGGTCGATGATGCCGTCGACGGTCTATCGAGTCTAATAGAACCCATAATGATGGTGGTCATTGGCACCTTAGTCGGTGGATTAATTGTCGCCATGTATCTGCCTATCTTCCAAATGGGTAAGATCATCAGTTAG
- the pilB gene encoding type IV-A pilus assembly ATPase PilB — MPTAGLHLGLSTFFIRQNLLTEEQIASAIAKSNQGKQPLVSAIISEKLLSAREIAELCYEEYGTPLLDLDEFDIASIPEDFLNKKLIEKHKCLPLFKRGPRLYIGTSDPTNITALEDFQFSAGMHAEAILVEDDKLTHALEKVLEEDISALDLEGIDENALAGIEVEDTSKRDDNQAGEGSDDAPIVIYINKILTDAIRKGASDLHFEPYEKRYRIRFRVDGILHEVSEPPINLSGRISARLKVMSKLDIAERRVPQDGRIKMKLSRTKSIDFRVSTLPTIWGEKIVMRILDSSSAQLGIEKLGYEDEQRKLYEEMLAKPQGMILVTGPTGSGKTVSLYTGLNILNTEERNISTAEDPVEINLEGVNQVHINLKAGLTFPAALRSFLRQDPDVVMVGEIRDLETAEIAIKAAQTGHLVLSTLHTNSAAETLTRLINMGVPGYNIASSVNLIIAQRLARRLCPECKQTEDVPKHELTKLGFSQVNIDEGITTYKPMGCELCSGGYKGRVGIYEVMKMSDEIARTIMEGGNSLQIATQAKEQGMKDLRSSGLLKVIQGVTSIAEINRVTSFET; from the coding sequence ATGCCGACAGCAGGACTTCATTTAGGTCTATCCACATTTTTTATTCGTCAAAATCTACTAACAGAAGAGCAGATAGCATCAGCTATCGCTAAATCTAATCAAGGGAAGCAACCTCTAGTCTCTGCCATCATTTCAGAAAAACTTCTCTCAGCCCGTGAAATTGCCGAACTCTGCTATGAGGAATACGGCACGCCACTTTTAGATTTAGATGAATTTGATATTGCCAGTATTCCTGAAGATTTTCTCAACAAAAAATTGATCGAGAAACATAAATGCTTACCTTTATTTAAACGCGGCCCTCGACTTTACATTGGCACCTCTGATCCCACCAATATTACTGCCTTAGAAGACTTTCAGTTCAGTGCAGGTATGCATGCTGAAGCCATTTTAGTCGAAGATGATAAGCTGACACATGCATTAGAAAAGGTGCTAGAAGAAGATATTTCAGCACTCGATTTAGAAGGTATAGATGAAAATGCTTTAGCAGGGATCGAGGTCGAGGACACTAGCAAACGAGATGATAATCAAGCCGGTGAAGGCAGTGATGATGCGCCTATAGTGATCTATATTAATAAAATTCTGACCGATGCAATCCGTAAAGGTGCGTCAGATCTTCATTTTGAACCTTATGAGAAGCGCTATCGCATACGTTTTCGGGTCGATGGTATCTTACACGAGGTATCTGAGCCTCCAATTAACTTATCAGGACGGATCTCAGCGCGATTAAAAGTCATGTCTAAACTAGATATCGCCGAGCGCCGAGTCCCTCAAGACGGCCGCATCAAGATGAAACTCTCACGGACTAAATCTATCGATTTTCGTGTTAGTACTTTACCCACTATTTGGGGTGAAAAAATAGTGATGCGTATTCTCGACTCCTCATCTGCTCAATTGGGGATCGAAAAACTAGGCTACGAAGATGAACAACGTAAGCTCTACGAGGAAATGCTCGCCAAACCCCAAGGCATGATACTCGTGACGGGCCCCACGGGGTCAGGTAAAACCGTGTCCTTGTATACTGGGCTCAATATTCTCAATACCGAAGAACGTAATATATCCACAGCAGAAGATCCGGTAGAAATAAACCTAGAAGGTGTCAATCAAGTTCACATCAACCTGAAAGCAGGACTGACATTCCCTGCTGCACTGAGATCTTTTTTACGCCAAGATCCTGATGTGGTCATGGTGGGTGAAATTAGAGATTTAGAAACCGCTGAAATCGCCATTAAAGCGGCTCAAACAGGCCATTTAGTCTTATCAACCCTACATACAAATTCAGCTGCAGAAACACTCACTCGTCTTATTAACATGGGAGTACCCGGATATAACATTGCCAGCTCGGTAAACCTCATCATTGCCCAACGGCTCGCACGCCGCCTCTGCCCTGAGTGCAAACAAACAGAAGATGTCCCCAAACATGAATTAACAAAGCTCGGATTTTCTCAAGTTAATATTGATGAAGGGATCACCACCTATAAACCTATGGGGTGTGAGTTATGCTCTGGTGGTTATAAAGGACGCGTCGGTATCTATGAAGTCATGAAAATGTCGGATGAAATAGCCAGAACGATTATGGAAGGAGGCAACTCTTTACAAATAGCCACCCAAGCAAAAGAACAAGGGATGAAAGATCTGCGCAGCTCTGGTTTACTAAAAGTTATCCAAGGTGTCACTAGCATTGCTGAGATCAACCGTGTCACCAGTTTTGAGACATAA
- the zntR gene encoding Zn(2+)-responsive transcriptional regulator, which yields MYRIGELAKQSEVKADTLRFYEKHGLLAPSSRSDAGYRLYNEKDAERLRFILRAKAVGFTLAEIAELLSIELDKSNWACADVKGLVDVKLTQVNEKISELNYFKMSLQRLSDACCGGPESAEHCSILEALESNTDSIKCENKAHQHDELQYTKNCQSKGS from the coding sequence ATGTATAGAATTGGCGAGCTGGCTAAGCAATCTGAAGTGAAAGCTGACACATTAAGATTTTATGAAAAACATGGTTTGCTGGCACCATCGTCACGTAGCGATGCAGGTTATCGTTTGTATAATGAAAAGGATGCAGAGCGCTTACGTTTTATATTAAGAGCCAAAGCCGTCGGTTTTACCTTGGCTGAAATTGCTGAACTGCTGTCTATTGAGCTGGATAAATCTAATTGGGCTTGCGCTGATGTTAAGGGGCTTGTGGACGTTAAGCTGACGCAAGTGAATGAAAAAATTTCTGAGCTAAATTATTTTAAAATGTCATTGCAACGGCTATCAGATGCATGTTGTGGAGGGCCTGAAAGTGCTGAACATTGCTCCATTTTAGAAGCGTTAGAGTCAAATACAGATAGCATAAAGTGTGAAAATAAGGCGCATCAACATGATGAGCTACAGTATACAAAAAATTGTCAGAGCAAGGGGTCATGA
- a CDS encoding type IV pilin protein, with translation MKSFTLNNTKGFTLIELMIVVAIIGILAAVALPAYRDYTGSAHGGAAMKGLGAFTSKAVTCVQSGVACASIASDITTVTALSSTATFAEGVGGSITFDEGSCAVTAAILATGAVSFTAATSGSGATTVQCQDGAGI, from the coding sequence ATGAAAAGTTTCACATTAAATAATACTAAGGGTTTCACCCTAATTGAATTAATGATTGTTGTTGCAATCATCGGTATTCTCGCCGCGGTAGCACTACCAGCGTATCGAGATTACACCGGCTCAGCCCACGGCGGGGCTGCCATGAAAGGGCTGGGTGCATTTACGTCAAAAGCGGTGACTTGTGTGCAATCAGGTGTTGCATGCGCCTCAATTGCAAGTGATATCACAACTGTAACAGCCCTCAGTTCAACCGCGACATTTGCTGAAGGCGTAGGTGGTAGCATTACCTTTGATGAAGGTAGCTGCGCGGTTACAGCTGCAATACTGGCTACTGGTGCTGTATCCTTCACCGCTGCGACTTCTGGATCTGGTGCGACTACAGTTCAATGTCAAGATGGTGCAGGTATATAA
- the mutT gene encoding 8-oxo-dGTP diphosphatase MutT: protein MPELVKKRVHVAVGVIMNNNQDILLAKRPDTLHQGGKWEFPGGKVEQGETVTEALKRELKEEVNLTLTSSTPFMEISHDYPDKQVLLDIQLVNQFEGEATGLENQQIRWVTKADLVNYEFPEANHAILEKILVHAF, encoded by the coding sequence ATGCCCGAATTAGTCAAAAAAAGAGTGCATGTTGCAGTGGGCGTTATTATGAATAACAACCAAGATATTTTACTCGCGAAACGTCCTGATACGCTTCATCAAGGTGGTAAATGGGAGTTTCCTGGCGGCAAAGTAGAGCAAGGTGAAACGGTTACTGAAGCACTTAAAAGAGAACTAAAAGAAGAGGTCAATTTAACGCTAACCTCAAGCACTCCATTTATGGAGATAAGCCACGATTACCCTGATAAACAAGTGTTACTTGATATTCAACTGGTTAATCAGTTCGAAGGGGAAGCCACAGGCTTAGAAAATCAGCAGATCCGCTGGGTGACGAAAGCAGATTTAGTCAATTATGAGTTTCCGGAAGCAAATCACGCGATCCTTGAGAAAATTTTAGTTCATGCATTTTAA
- a CDS encoding SO_0444 family Cu/Zn efflux transporter, which translates to MLFTNFIDLFLDSAPWLLLGLVLAGMLKMFVPMAWMEKQLGGSGFKTIVKAAVLGAPLPLCSCGVIPAAVGLRRSGASKAATTSFLVSTPETGVDSVTVSYVLLGPFMAIVRPIAAVASAIVAGLLVGRDDPEAPIKTDSSQPSSSCCSSKKIKATVNTAPEKASSCCSSSQVKNDVVQSASDNRTKDGQGADEHAESESCCESTKDVATEFKGTSVINRIGKGLHYAATDLVRDTTIWLLVGLFFAALVQTYVPADFMAKWGDGILAMLVMVLISIPMYICATASTPIAAGLLLAGVSPGAVLVFMLAGPATNIATLGVVAKELGKRALLGYLGGVLGVALVSGVLVNYLVDTFGFEVMPQIGEQHNLLPSSIVYTSGVVLMILMGKVLLEKLPKNWWRKDCCS; encoded by the coding sequence ATGTTATTTACCAATTTTATAGACTTATTTTTAGATTCAGCGCCTTGGCTGCTGTTAGGGTTAGTCCTAGCGGGCATGTTGAAAATGTTTGTCCCTATGGCTTGGATGGAGAAACAACTGGGTGGCAGTGGTTTTAAGACCATAGTTAAGGCTGCTGTATTAGGTGCACCTTTACCATTATGTTCATGCGGGGTTATTCCTGCAGCGGTTGGCTTAAGGCGTTCAGGCGCTTCAAAAGCTGCGACGACTTCATTTTTGGTATCAACGCCTGAAACAGGAGTCGATTCAGTGACTGTATCTTATGTATTATTGGGTCCATTTATGGCGATTGTGAGGCCTATTGCAGCGGTTGCTAGTGCTATCGTTGCTGGATTATTAGTTGGACGTGATGATCCGGAGGCGCCAATAAAGACAGACTCCAGCCAGCCATCGTCATCATGCTGTAGCAGTAAGAAGATAAAAGCTACAGTTAACACAGCACCTGAGAAAGCAAGTTCTTGTTGTAGCAGCAGTCAGGTTAAAAATGACGTTGTTCAGTCTGCTTCAGATAATCGAACAAAAGATGGGCAAGGCGCTGATGAACATGCTGAAAGTGAATCTTGTTGTGAGTCGACTAAGGATGTTGCGACCGAGTTTAAAGGGACTTCAGTGATAAACCGTATCGGTAAAGGTTTGCATTATGCTGCTACAGATTTGGTTCGAGACACCACGATTTGGTTATTGGTCGGTTTATTTTTTGCGGCTTTGGTGCAGACTTATGTTCCCGCTGATTTCATGGCTAAATGGGGAGACGGGATCTTAGCCATGTTAGTGATGGTGTTGATTTCTATTCCTATGTATATCTGCGCGACTGCATCGACTCCTATTGCAGCAGGGTTATTACTCGCTGGTGTATCGCCAGGTGCTGTATTGGTATTTATGCTGGCTGGTCCTGCTACCAATATTGCAACTTTAGGCGTGGTGGCTAAGGAGCTGGGTAAGCGTGCTCTTTTGGGTTATTTAGGTGGCGTACTGGGGGTGGCATTGGTTTCGGGTGTCTTGGTGAATTATTTAGTCGACACATTTGGTTTTGAAGTGATGCCGCAGATAGGTGAGCAGCATAATCTGTTACCCAGTAGCATAGTATATACATCAGGTGTTGTGCTGATGATATTGATGGGTAAAGTGCTACTTGAAAAGCTTCCGAAAAATTGGTGGCGTAAAGATTGTTGTTCTTAA
- the yacG gene encoding DNA gyrase inhibitor YacG has protein sequence MPTHVKCPTCQKDVLWNTEATFKPFCSERCKLIDLGDWASEKHAIPVKSEFDIDELDNLGYDESNFFKED, from the coding sequence ATGCCTACACACGTAAAGTGCCCAACCTGCCAGAAAGATGTACTCTGGAATACCGAAGCGACATTCAAACCTTTTTGCTCTGAACGCTGTAAACTAATTGATCTTGGGGACTGGGCATCTGAAAAACATGCTATCCCTGTCAAATCTGAATTCGATATTGATGAACTCGATAATCTAGGTTATGACGAAAGTAATTTCTTCAAAGAGGATTAA
- the coaE gene encoding dephospho-CoA kinase (Dephospho-CoA kinase (CoaE) performs the final step in coenzyme A biosynthesis.) — protein MANIIVGLTGGIGSGKTTVANIFAELDIDLVDADIVAREVVAVGTEGLARIAEHFGDEILNPDASLNRAKLRERIFSEPENLKWLNALLHPIIRTEMCRQLDSTHSPYSILIAPLLFENGLDKLVSRTVLVDISPEQQRNRTVLRDSVPAHQVQSIIDSQASRKDKLSKADDIIDNNGDESALRSKVMALHNHYLTLS, from the coding sequence ATGGCAAATATAATAGTCGGATTAACTGGTGGAATTGGCAGTGGGAAAACAACGGTTGCAAATATATTCGCCGAGTTAGACATTGATCTCGTCGATGCTGATATTGTCGCACGTGAAGTTGTCGCTGTTGGCACTGAAGGTTTAGCGCGTATCGCTGAACACTTCGGAGACGAGATCCTAAACCCAGACGCAAGCTTAAACAGAGCTAAGTTAAGAGAACGTATTTTTTCAGAACCTGAAAATTTAAAGTGGTTAAATGCATTATTACATCCGATAATAAGAACTGAGATGTGCAGACAACTCGATAGCACCCATTCACCTTATAGTATTTTAATCGCTCCCTTGCTATTTGAGAATGGATTAGATAAGTTAGTGAGCAGAACAGTTTTGGTTGATATTTCACCAGAGCAACAACGAAATAGAACTGTATTGAGGGATTCTGTACCTGCACACCAAGTACAAAGTATTATTGACAGCCAAGCTTCAAGGAAAGATAAATTATCAAAAGCTGATGACATTATCGATAATAATGGAGATGAGTCAGCACTGAGAAGCAAAGTAATGGCATTGCATAATCACTATTTAACATTGTCCTAA
- the purH gene encoding bifunctional phosphoribosylaminoimidazolecarboxamide formyltransferase/IMP cyclohydrolase, with protein sequence MNNARPIRRALLSVSDKTGILEFAKSLHAQGVELLSTGGTARLLADNGVPVIEVSDHTGHPEIMDGRVKTLHPKVHGGILARRGIDELVMEQNNIKPIDLVAVNLYPFAATVAKEGCTLADAIENIDIGGPTMVRSTAKNHKDTTIIVNVNDYARVIEEMNANQGSTTLETRFDLAIAAFEHTAAYDGMIANYFGTKVPAHSKNECHENSQFPRTYNTQLVKKQDLRYGENSHQSAAFYIDTNLDEASVATAVQLQGKALSYNNIADTDSALECVKEFNEPACVIVKHANPCGVATGSDLLVAYNRAFQTDPTSAFGGIIAFNGELDAATASAIVERQFVEVIIAPKVSQAARDIIATKANVRLLECGQWNTKTTSLDYKRVNGGLLLQDRDQGMVNVNDVTIVSKRQPTAAEMTDLIFCWKVAKFVKSNAIVYAKNSMTIGVGAGQMSRVYSAKVAGIKATDEGLEVQDSVMASDAFFPFRDGIDAAAAAGISCIIQPGGSIRDEEIIAAADEHGMAMVFTGMRHFRH encoded by the coding sequence ATGAATAATGCCAGACCCATTCGTCGCGCTCTACTGAGTGTTTCAGATAAAACCGGGATCCTTGAGTTCGCCAAATCTCTACATGCTCAAGGCGTAGAACTTCTTTCTACAGGTGGTACCGCACGCCTTTTAGCGGATAATGGTGTACCTGTCATTGAAGTATCAGATCATACTGGACACCCTGAGATTATGGATGGCCGTGTTAAGACTCTTCACCCTAAAGTACATGGAGGGATTTTAGCACGTCGCGGTATCGATGAGCTTGTCATGGAACAAAACAATATCAAACCAATCGACTTAGTGGCGGTCAATCTATATCCATTTGCAGCAACCGTCGCTAAAGAAGGTTGCACCTTAGCTGATGCCATCGAGAATATCGACATCGGCGGCCCTACTATGGTTCGTTCAACCGCGAAGAACCACAAAGACACCACTATCATAGTGAACGTTAACGATTATGCACGCGTCATCGAAGAGATGAATGCGAATCAAGGTAGCACAACACTTGAAACACGTTTTGACTTAGCCATTGCAGCTTTTGAACACACAGCGGCCTATGATGGCATGATTGCAAATTACTTTGGTACTAAAGTCCCAGCCCACAGTAAAAATGAGTGCCACGAAAACTCTCAGTTCCCGCGAACTTACAACACTCAACTCGTCAAAAAGCAAGACTTACGTTATGGTGAAAACAGCCATCAGTCAGCCGCGTTTTATATTGACACAAACCTCGATGAAGCTTCTGTTGCCACTGCAGTTCAACTGCAAGGAAAAGCACTTTCTTACAATAATATCGCCGATACAGACTCTGCTCTCGAGTGTGTTAAAGAATTCAATGAGCCTGCATGTGTTATCGTAAAGCATGCAAATCCTTGTGGCGTGGCAACAGGATCGGACCTTCTTGTTGCCTATAACCGTGCTTTCCAAACAGACCCAACATCAGCTTTCGGTGGTATTATTGCCTTTAATGGTGAACTCGATGCCGCTACCGCAAGTGCAATCGTTGAACGTCAGTTTGTTGAAGTGATTATCGCTCCCAAAGTAAGCCAAGCCGCTCGTGATATTATCGCAACTAAAGCCAATGTGCGTTTACTCGAGTGTGGGCAGTGGAACACAAAAACCACCAGCCTAGATTACAAACGTGTAAACGGTGGCTTATTACTTCAAGATAGAGATCAAGGTATGGTCAACGTCAATGATGTAACTATTGTCTCCAAACGCCAACCTACAGCCGCTGAAATGACAGATCTTATCTTTTGTTGGAAAGTGGCTAAATTCGTTAAATCTAACGCCATTGTTTATGCTAAAAATAGCATGACTATCGGTGTTGGTGCAGGCCAAATGAGTCGAGTATACAGCGCAAAGGTTGCCGGCATAAAAGCAACTGATGAAGGACTTGAAGTGCAAGATTCTGTGATGGCATCTGACGCATTTTTCCCATTCCGTGATGGTATCGATGCTGCTGCCGCTGCTGGAATTAGCTGTATTATTCAGCCTGGTGGTTCGATTCGTGATGAAGAAATCATTGCAGCAGCGGATGAGCACGGCATGGCCATGGTATTTACTGGTATGCGCCATTTCCGTCATTAA
- the zapD gene encoding cell division protein ZapD, translating to MTELIYEQPLNEKTRNFLRLDYLSQQLQTNVEQDHQHRCFYPLFSLCELTERCDYRGEVLQDLEKQIAILFHWQTLPHIDKQQIDAYLTRLITAKEQLQACERPGAKLKQDRFLTALRQRFNMPGACCNFDLPQLHYWLAKPWHIRQQEYLLWVDDLNTLLTPIKILLELTRQATQYYDTIAQAGFFQGNSNQALSMVRVKIDSGQGCYPTISGHKNRFAIHFVQFEQQKHSDQTIQFQLATCT from the coding sequence ATGACAGAACTGATTTATGAGCAACCTCTAAATGAGAAAACCAGAAACTTTCTTCGTTTAGACTATTTATCTCAGCAGCTACAAACCAATGTGGAACAGGATCATCAACACAGATGTTTCTATCCACTTTTCTCTCTGTGTGAATTAACTGAACGTTGTGATTATCGCGGTGAAGTTTTACAAGATCTTGAGAAACAGATAGCAATTCTCTTTCACTGGCAAACTCTTCCTCATATAGACAAACAACAAATCGACGCTTATTTAACGCGCCTAATCACAGCCAAAGAACAGCTTCAAGCTTGTGAGCGACCTGGAGCAAAGCTAAAACAGGATCGCTTCTTAACAGCATTAAGACAAAGATTCAATATGCCAGGAGCATGCTGTAATTTCGATCTTCCTCAGCTTCACTATTGGCTAGCCAAACCTTGGCATATACGGCAGCAAGAGTACTTACTCTGGGTCGATGATTTGAACACTCTATTAACTCCGATTAAAATACTACTTGAGTTAACAAGGCAAGCAACTCAATATTATGACACAATTGCTCAAGCAGGCTTTTTTCAAGGCAATAGCAATCAAGCGCTCTCAATGGTCCGTGTCAAAATAGATTCAGGACAAGGTTGCTACCCGACCATTAGTGGCCACAAAAATCGCTTTGCGATACACTTTGTTCAATTTGAACAGCAAAAACATTCAGATCAAACAATCCAATTCCAATTAGCCACCTGCACTTAA
- a CDS encoding A24 family peptidase, whose protein sequence is MSEFISTMSHNMWLFAIISFIFAAIIGSFLNVVIHRLPVMMKREWQQECNHYLDEYHKDIISPIMPKLEQAIDGYPEKYNIVIPYSSCPTCHTHIKPWHNIPILGWLILKGKCAACHTHISARYPIIELLSGLVISFLALHFGPTIEFALSATLTFGLIILTGIDLDEMLLPDQITLPLLWLGLIINVNHVFSSPMDAVIGAAAGYISLWSVFWAFKLLTGKEGMGHGDFKLLAVFGAWLGWQILPIIVLLSSLVGAIVGIGLILTKKITRSNPIPFGPYLAVAGWVAMIWGTSINTWYLSMF, encoded by the coding sequence ATGTCGGAATTTATCTCAACTATGAGCCATAACATGTGGCTATTTGCCATTATCAGCTTTATCTTTGCAGCCATTATTGGCAGCTTTCTCAATGTTGTGATCCATCGTTTACCCGTCATGATGAAACGAGAATGGCAACAAGAGTGCAATCACTATTTAGATGAATACCATAAAGATATTATTAGTCCAATTATGCCAAAACTAGAGCAAGCAATAGACGGTTATCCAGAAAAGTATAACATCGTCATTCCATACTCTAGCTGCCCTACATGTCACACTCACATTAAACCTTGGCATAATATCCCTATATTAGGTTGGCTCATTCTCAAAGGAAAATGCGCCGCATGTCACACCCATATTTCAGCACGATATCCCATCATTGAATTATTGTCTGGACTTGTGATTTCCTTTCTTGCACTCCATTTCGGTCCAACCATTGAATTCGCTTTATCAGCAACGTTGACATTTGGCTTAATTATACTGACTGGTATCGATCTTGATGAAATGCTCCTTCCTGATCAAATCACTCTCCCGTTACTCTGGCTTGGATTAATCATCAACGTAAATCATGTATTTTCAAGTCCAATGGATGCTGTTATTGGCGCAGCCGCAGGCTATATCAGTCTATGGAGCGTATTTTGGGCCTTTAAATTATTAACAGGTAAAGAAGGAATGGGACATGGCGATTTTAAACTTTTAGCCGTTTTTGGTGCTTGGCTTGGCTGGCAAATATTACCCATTATCGTATTACTGTCATCATTGGTCGGTGCTATTGTGGGCATTGGGCTAATTTTAACAAAAAAAATAACCCGTTCAAACCCCATTCCTTTTGGCCCTTATCTAGCAGTAGCAGGTTGGGTAGCCATGATATGGGGCACCAGTATCAATACTTGGTACCTCTCAATGTTTTAG